The following are encoded in a window of Phragmites australis chromosome 22, lpPhrAust1.1, whole genome shotgun sequence genomic DNA:
- the LOC133905141 gene encoding NAC domain-containing protein 2-like, with protein MPSSMPALPAGFRFHPTDEELIVHYLMNQAASIPCPVPIIAEVNIYQCNPWDLPAKALFGEKEWYFFSPRDRKYPNGARPNRAAGSGYWKATGTDKAILSTPTSESIGVKKALVFYGGKPPKGVKTDWIMHEYRLTKTNKSTKRRGSSMRLDDWVLCRIYKKNNNFQFSDQELEGSTVEEDSLNNNNLNSTVASSPKSEAAAAAADDQFHFHPTTTMSMSKSCSLTDLLNTIDYSALSQLLLDGTSDAPADEPQQSPLIYPTPACQALNYNVNSSNIIMPPQVDAYSDYIANFNAVKRKRMAMTMNNAASFDDGSSLTKKLQLPSDSRSGHFGFQYNSLLSNPFLEMP; from the exons ATGCCTAGCAGCATGCCTGCTCTTCCAGCTGGTTTCCGTTTCCACCCAACTGACGAGGAGCTCATCGTTCACTACCTCATGAACCAGGCTGCCTCCATACCTTGCCCTGTGCCTATCATCGCCGAGGTCAACATCTACCAGTGCAACCCATGGGATCTTCCTG CCAAAGCTCTGTTCGGAGAGAAGGAGTGGTACTTCTTCAGCCCAAGGGACCGCAAGTACCCGAACGGTGCTCGCCCCAACCGTGCCGCCGGATCGGGCTACTGGAAGGCCACCGGCACCGACAAGGCCATCCTCTCCACTCCGACGAGCGAGAGCATCGGAGTGAAGAAGGCCCTTGTGTTCTACGGGGGTAAGCCTCCCAAGGGTGTCAAGACAGATTGGATCATGCACGAGTACCGTCTCACAAAAACTAACAAGAGCACGAAGCGCAGAGGATCCTCCATGAGG TTGGATGACTGGGTGCTGTGCAGAATctacaagaagaacaacaactTTCAGTTCTCTGATCAGGAGCTGGAGGGCTCAACTGTGGAGGAAGACTccctcaacaacaacaacctgAATTCTACTGTTGCATCCTCGCCAAAATctgaagctgctgctgctgctgctgacgATCAGTTCCACTTCCACCCGACGACGACCATGAGCATGAGCAAGTCGTGCTCGCTCACCGATCTCCTCAACACCATCGACTACTCGGCGCTCTCGCAGCTGCTTCTCGACGGCACATCTGATGCCCCAGCTGATGAGCCACAGCAAAGCCCACTAATCTACCCAACACCTGCATGCCAAGCACTTAACTATAACGTGAACAGCAGCAACATCATTATGCCTCCACAAGTAGATGCGTATTCAGATTATATTGCTAATTTCAACGCCGTGAAAAGGAAGAGAATGGCGATGACGATGAATAATGCTGCCTCCTTCGATGATGGCAGCAGCTTGACAAAAAAGCTGCAGCTGCCAAGTGACTCAAGGAGCGGCCATTTTGGTTTTCAGTACAACAGCCTGCTGAGCAATCCATTCCTGGAGATGCCGTAG
- the LOC133904955 gene encoding NAC domain-containing protein 77-like, producing MVEPSVKSADQGDLFLPPGFRFHPTDEEVITSYLLPKFLNPSFATRAVGEVDLNKCEPWDLPSKAKMGEKEWYFFCHKDMKYPTGMRANRATKEGYWKATGKDRQIFKPAASSSARELVGMKKTLVFYTGRAPRGFKTNWVMHEYCLDGKSKHNKAVVCFNPKGEWVVCKVFHKKGEAKNGAAVEYSAGTPNVSSLSVDGGEGDDFLDSLIDPSLYVNSAGSLPSTTTINAAPPYNADYPISAAAATTTSTSSFVDLPNYSFKGTITGSNLHQVAVPNSSTVPRSSSSSYSSSWNMRHAEPHAMGSYSLLHQQAMMVKALRGVISTNFAGGLPSSSVTGVLQQNLLGAPQQKLENYGGSYTAHLTSSAATAIVGPATNNLGDQLLRY from the exons ATGGTGGAGCCTAGTGTGAAATCAGCTGATCAAGGCGACTTGTTCCTGCCTCCCGGGTTCAGGTTCCATCCCACAGACGAGGAGGTCATCACAAGCTACCTCCTGCCCAAGTTCTTGAACCCTAGCTTCGCCACGCGCGCTGTAGGGGAGGTGGACCTCAACAAGTGCGAGCCATGGGATCTCCCAA GCAAGGCGAAGATGGGGGAGAAGGAGTGGTACTTCTTCTGCCACAAGGACATGAAATACCCGACGGGCATGCGTGCCAACCGCGCCACCAAGGAGGGCTACTGGAAGGCCACCGGCAAGGACAGACAGATATTCAAGCCTGCAGCTTCATCTTCTGCTCGCGAGCTGGTGGGGATGAAGAAGACGCTTGTGTTCTACACGGGAAGGGCTCCCAGGGGCTTCAAGACCAACTGGGTCATGCACGAGTACTGCCTCGACGGCAAATCCAAGCACAACAAAGCAGTCGTATGCTTCAATCCCAAG GGTGAATGGGTCGTGTGCAAGGTGTTCCACAAGAAAGGGGAGGCCAAGAACGGCGCCGCCGTGGAGTACTCTGCCGGAACGCCCAACGTCAGCTCGTTGTCGGtggacggcggcgagggcgacGACTTTCTTGACTCCCTGATCGATCCCAGCTTGTACGTCAACTCCGCCGGCAGTTTGCCCAGCACGACGACCATCAACGCGGCGCCGCCGTACAACGCAGATTATCCCATTTCTGCCGCCGCGGCAACTACGACATCTACGAGTAGCTTCGTCGACCTGCCTAACTACAGCTTCAAGGGCACAATAACAGGTAGCAACCTGCACCAGGTGGCCGTGCCCAATTCATCAACAGTTCCAAGAAGCAGCAGTAGCAGTTACAGCTCCTCGTGGAACATGCGTCACGCAGAGCCGCATGCAATGGGAAGCTACAGCTTGTTGCATCAGCAGGCAATGATGGTGAAAGCTCTACGAGGGGTCATTTCCACAAATTTTGCTGGTGGTTTACCGAGTTCGTCGGTGACTGGAGTTTTGCAGCAGAATTTGCTTGGCGCGCCGCAGCAGAAGCTAGAGAACTACGGTGGAAGTTATACTGCTCATCTTACAAGTAGTGCTGCTACTGCCATTGTTGGACCAGCTACTAACAATTTGGGTGATCAGCTACTGCGCTACTAA
- the LOC133905179 gene encoding disease resistance protein RGA2-like: MGGMEAAVLSVAVSGILKIVGSKLAPLLIKEYSSIVGVKKDLQELHTQVLDINNWLEKAGDAVTRNNPSSSWLEELKDVAYAVDDVVDEFQLKAEKHEVCGDGGIVSKYMFTKPKTFLFQCKVASKIKEIKKRFAAIVKRRTDFSAIANSVPVDHPAWHINKKNGDMPSLPIVDDALVLGRDQEKHQIISKLIETNDQQKIKIVSVIGLGGSGKTTLAQLVFNDGNDIEKHFKVRAWVHVSQEFDVEELIKKLLVVKSLNAIPCSK, translated from the coding sequence atggGTGGGATGGAAGCAGCTGTATTGTCTGTTGCAGTATCTGGAATATTGAAGATTGTGGGCAGCAAGTTAGCTCCACTACTAATCAAAGAGTACAGCTCTATAGTGGGTGTGAAGAAAGATCTCCAGGAACTCCATACTCAAGTTCTGGATATCAACAATTGGTTGGAAAAAGCAGGAGATGCTGTTACACGAAATAATCCATCGTCTAGTTGGCTCGAAGAGTTGAAAGATGTAGCTTACGCTGTTGATGATGTTGTCGATGAGTTCCAGCTGAAGGCTGAGAAGCATGAAGTTTGTGGTGATGGTGGTATTGTGTCCAAATATATGTTCACAAAACCAAAAACATTTTTATTTCAATGCAAGGTGGCCAGCAAGATCAAGGAAATCAAGAAGAGATTTGCTGCAATTGTGAAGCGAAGAACTGACTTCAGTGCAATAGCAAATAGTGTACCGGTTGACCATCCTGCTTGGCATATAAACAAGAAAAATGGGGATATGCCATCATTGCCCATTGTGGATGATGCATTAGTACTCGGAAGAGACCAAGAGAAGCACCAGATAATATCTAAACTGATAGAGACTAATGACCAACAGAAAATCAAGATAGTTTCTGTCATTGGACTTGGCGGGTCTGGAAAAACTACCTTGGCTCAACTGGTTTTCAATGATGGTAATGATATAGAGAAGCATTTTAAAGTTAGAGCATGGGTTCATGTGTCACAAGAATTTGATGTTGAAGAGCTCATCAAGAAGCTATTAGTGGTGAAAAGTCTGAACGCTATCCCTTGCAGCAAATGA
- the LOC133905178 gene encoding putative disease resistance protein RGA1 produces the protein MCTEALPIATLQVKKLKYLEMSGLQCSALPKAISNVWSLQALHVPYSHIVSLPESIGRLQKLRTLNLSFCRRLESLPNSIGDCHMISSIDLFNCRSLTVLPKSIGRNKKLRVLRLGNTRIWRLPSSITTLENLECLDLRLCSELVELPEHIENLKKLEVLNIEGCESLRAMPVGIGQLPRLQNMSLFVVGEGKKSARISELRNVARNSGNLTIKVAASVTDPDDAHQGCLKQKTNLQSLVLNWERKNYLDNANTALEQAVLDGLEPPSGIKCLTIWGYAGGKYARWMLKQAGGGAQGAPQFTCLTVMRLSFLENIKHLEGLVELPCLEELDLLNMRSLESISGGPFPSLVKLSMYELDRLREVWMVTEERTLAGWEEGGGCSNHSGRLQIGSRLSHLSIWQCPELIVKPYLPSSLEYLELYGSSEQQLSLGQGSSCSSTFQPCFSFSHLKELRLGNLTELSSASPSKLGSGHGWDLLQHMMALESLEIESCDGLTELPESMRSLTSLQSLSIEGCSQLRMLPEWLGELRSLQEMNISKCNSLSSLPQSMGHLTSLRSLSIEECSKLRSLGELRSLQEMVIRSRCRLSSLPQSTCHLTSLQELRIERCDALHQLPEWLGELRSLREFRIDHLPGLTCLPQFMCRLSSLEKLRISNCAGIKSLPEWIKGLTALQTLWIYHCPDLQRRCERGKGEDWHLISHIPYRWIG, from the coding sequence ATGTGTACAGAAGCATTACCCATTGCCACGCTTCaagtaaaaaaattgaaatatctTGAGATGTCAGGACTACAATGCTCTGCACTTCCAAAGGCTATTTCAAATGTTTGGAGCCTTCAAGCGCTTCATGTACCATATAGTCATATTGTCAGTTTGCCTGAATCCATTGGTAGGCTGCAGAAGTTAAGGACACTAAACTTGTCATTCTGTCGAAGGCTAGAGAGTTTACCAAATTCTATTGGTGATTGCCACATGATTTCAAGCATTGATCTTTTCAATTGCAGAAGCCTTACAGTGTTGCCAAAATCTATCGGCAGAAATAAAAAGCTAAGAGTGTTGAGACTAGGTAACACCAGAATTTGGAGGCTACCATCAAGTATCACAACACTAGAAAATCTAGAGTGCTTGGACCTTCGGCTTTGTTCGGAGCTAGTAGAGCTGCCTGAACACATCGAGAACTTGAAGAAGCTTGAAGTTTTGAACATAGAAGGATGTGAAAGTTTGAGAGCCATGCCAGTTGGCATCGGACAGCTCCCTCGACTTCAAAATATGAGTTTATTTGTTGTGGGCGAGGGTAAGAAATCTGCACGAATATCAGAACTTAGAAATGTAGCTAGGAATAGTGGGAACCTAACTATCAAAGTTGCTGCAAGTGTGACAGATCCAGATGATGCACATCAGGGATGCTTGAAACAAAAGACAAACTTACAGAGCCTGGTCCTAAATTGGGAGAGGAAGAACTACCTGGACAATGCGAACACTGCATTGGAGCAAGCTGTACTTGATGGTCTGGAACCTCCATCAGGGATTAAATGCCTAACAATTTGGGGGTATGCAGGTGGGAAATATGCACGGTGGATGCTGAAGCaagctggtggtggagcacaGGGGGCTCCTCAATTCACATGTTTGACGGTGATGAGGCTATCGTTTTTAGAAAACATAAAGCATCTGGAGGGGCTTGTCGAGTTGCCTTGTTTGGAGGAGCTTGATCTGCTAAATATGCGCTCTCTTGAGAGCATAAGCGGAGGCCCATTTCCTTCGCTTGTGAAGTTAAGTATGTATGAACTGGATCGCTTGAGAGAGGTGTGGATGGTAACAGAAGAGAGGACCttggctggttgggaggagggaggaggctgCAGCAACCACTCGGGACGATTGCAAATTGGTAGTCGTCTATCACATTTAAGCATATGGCAGTGCCCTGAATTGATAGTGAAGCCATACTTACCGTCTTCACTGGAGTACTTGGAGTTGTACGGTAGCAGCGAACAACAGCTATCGTTAGGCCAAGGGTCCTCTTGTTCCTCCACTTTTCAACCCTGTTTTAGTTTTAGCCACCTGAAGGAGCTTCGGCTAGGGAACTTGACAGAACTATCATCAGCATCGCCATCAAAATTAGGATCTGGACATGGGTGGGACCTGCTGCAACACATGATGGCACTTGAGTCCTTGGAGATTGAGTCCTGCGATGGCCTAACAGAGCTGCCAGAGAGCATGCGGAGCCTCACGTCCCTCCAATCTCTGAGTATTGAGGGATGCTCTCAACTTCGCATGCTGCCCGAGTGGCTAGGGGAACTCCGGTCTCTGCAAGAGATGAATATCTCAAAGTGCAATAGCCTGAGCAGTCTTCCCCAATCAATGGGTCATCTCACCTCCCTCCGATCTCTGAGTATTGAGGAATGCTCTAAACTCCGGTCGCTAGGGGAACTCCGGTCTCTGCAAGAGATGGTCATCCGGTCCCGCTGTCGCCTGAGCAGCCTTCCCCAGTCAACGTGTCATCTCACCTCCCTCCAGGAGCTGCGAATAGAACGTTGTGATGCACTTCACCAGTTGCCAGAATGGCTGGGTGAGCTCCGCTCTCTACGCGAATTCCGCATTGACCATTTGCCAGGCCTGACTTGCCTTCCCCAATTCATGTGCCGCCTCAGCTCCCTTGAAAAGCTTCGCATCTCGAACTGCGCTGGCATCAAATCCTTGCCGGAGTGGATAAAAGGCCTCACCGCTCTGCAAACCTTGTGGATCTATCACTGCCCTGATCTGCAGAGGCGCTGCgagagaggaaagggagagGACTGGCACCTCATCTCCCACATCCCTTATCGATGGATTGGGTAA